In Papaver somniferum cultivar HN1 chromosome 1, ASM357369v1, whole genome shotgun sequence, a genomic segment contains:
- the LOC113302987 gene encoding phosphatidate cytidylyltransferase 1-like, translated as MQKDQSSSTPSTPSAGRVRQRRRSQEAPFETSKVNGGNLLVNDQNKYKSMLIRAYSSLWMIGGFALIIYMGHLYIWAMVVVIQIFMAKELFSLLRKAHEDSHLPGFWLLNWHFFFMAVLFVYGRILSQQLVNTVTSDKVLYQLVSGLIKYQMAICYFLYIIGFMWFILTLKKKMYKYQFGQYAWTHMILIVVFTQSAFTVASIFEGIFWFLLPVSLVAINDIAAYFFGFFFGKTPLIKLSPKKTWEGFIGASVTTMLSAFMLANVMGRYQWLTCPREDLSTGWLYCDPGYLYKPEIFSLAGWLPEWFPWKEVSVLPVQWHALCLGLFASIIAPFGGFFASGFKRAFKLKDFGDSIPGHGGITDRMDCQMVMAVFVYIYHQSFVIPQSYSVEVILDQILRNLSYEEQRALYTKLGQIFLERRFG; from the exons aTGCAAAAGGATCAGAGTTCCAGTACTCCATCAACTCCTTCTGCTGGGAGAGTACGACAGCGTAGACGCTCACAAGAG GCTCCTTTCGAGACAAGTAAAGTAAATGGGGGTAATTTACTTGTCAATGATCAAAACAAATACAAGTCGATGTTGATTCGTGCATATTCATCTCTGTGGATGATTGGAGGGTTTGCGCTTATTATCTACATGGGTCATCTCTATATTTGGGCCATGGTTGTTGTGATCCAAATCTTTATGGCGAAGGAGCTATTCAGTCTACTCAGGAAAGCTCATGAAGATAGTCACCTTCCTGGGTTTTGGCTATTAAACTG GCATTTTTTCTTCATGGCAGTGCTGTTTGTATACGGTCGCATCCTCAGTCAGCAGCTTGTCAACACTGTGAcatctgataaagttttgtacCAGCTTGTGAGCGGTCTCATTAAATATCAAATGGCCATCTGTTATTTCTTATACATAATTG GATTTATGTGGTTCATTCTtacgttgaagaagaagatgtacaAGTATCAGTTTGGCCAGTATGCATGGACACATATGATTCTAATTGTTGTGTTCACTCAGTCCGCTTTCACTGTTGCAAGTATTTTTGAAGGAATTTTCTG GTTTCTTTTGCCAGTGTCACTTGTTGCCATCAATGATATTGCTGCCTACTTCTTTGGTTTTTTCTTCGGGAAAACACCCTTGATCAAGTTGTCTCCGAAGAAAACTTGGGAGGGTTTCATTGGAGCGTCTGTTACGACCATGCTATCTGCATTTATG TTGGCAAATGTTATGGGACGTTACCAATGGCTTACATGTCCTAGGGAG GATTTATCAACTGGTTGGCTTTACTGTGACCCTGGCTACCTATATAAACCCGAGATTTTTTCTTTGGCAGGATGGCTTCCTGAATGG TTTCCATGGAAAGAGGTGTCGGTTTTGCCTGTACAATGGCATGCGCTATGTCTTGGGCTATTTGCCTCAATCATAGCACCTTTTGGAGGCTTTTTTGCCAGTGGTTTCAAAAGAGCTTTTAAACTCAAG GATTTTGGTGATAGTATCCCTGGACATGGTGGTATTACTGATAGGATGGATTGCCAG ATGGTAATGGCTGTGTTTGTATATATCTATCACCAATCCTTTGTCATACCCCAGAGTTACTCCGTTGAGGTTATCTTGGATCAG ATATTGAGAAATCTTAGTTATGAGGAGCAACGGGCATTATATACGAAGCTAGGACAGATCTTCCTTGAGAGGCGATTTGGTTGA